From one Gemella morbillorum genomic stretch:
- the recR gene encoding recombination mediator RecR, which yields MNYPKPILDLIDSYSLLPGIGRKTAVRLAFHTLKMHDDDIKNFADSLQGLKEKLTNCEICHRLSETHVCDICSDNSRDKSTICVVANDNDLVAMENMQQYRGLYHVLDGLISPMDGIGPMDINIKSLFERAQDTTVKEIILATNSSPEGEGTASFISRYLKNTNIKVTRIAQGISFGSDIEYVDEVTLSRAISGRIEL from the coding sequence ATGAACTATCCTAAACCAATTTTAGATTTAATAGATAGTTATTCATTACTACCAGGTATTGGGAGAAAAACTGCAGTTCGTCTTGCTTTTCATACATTAAAAATGCACGATGATGACATTAAAAATTTTGCAGATTCTCTACAAGGTTTAAAAGAAAAACTTACTAACTGCGAAATTTGTCATCGTCTTAGTGAAACACATGTTTGTGATATTTGCTCTGATAACAGTAGAGATAAGTCTACTATATGTGTGGTAGCCAATGATAATGACCTAGTTGCTATGGAGAATATGCAACAATATAGAGGACTTTATCATGTTTTAGATGGTCTTATATCGCCTATGGATGGTATCGGGCCGATGGATATAAATATCAAATCATTATTTGAAAGAGCACAAGATACGACAGTTAAAGAAATAATTTTGGCAACAAATTCTTCGCCGGAAGGAGAAGGAACAGCAAGTTTTATTTCAAGATATTTAAAAAATACAAATATAAAAGTTACCAGAATTGCTCAAGGTATTTCATTTGGAAGTGATATTGAATATGTAGATGAAGTTACATTATCGCGAGCGATATCGGGTAGAATAGAATTATAA
- a CDS encoding YbaB/EbfC family nucleoid-associated protein, translating to MRGMGNMQQMMKKMQKMQKDMMAAQESLKDQTVEGTVSGGMVTAVANGDGKILDIKIKEEVVDPDDIEMLQDMVLTAVNDALEKSNKLKEDTMGRFTNGLNIPGL from the coding sequence ATGCGTGGAATGGGAAATATGCAGCAAATGATGAAAAAAATGCAAAAAATGCAAAAAGATATGATGGCTGCACAAGAAAGTCTTAAAGATCAAACTGTAGAAGGAACTGTATCTGGTGGTATGGTAACTGCGGTGGCTAACGGAGATGGAAAAATTTTAGATATTAAAATTAAAGAAGAAGTAGTCGATCCAGATGATATCGAAATGTTACAAGATATGGTCTTAACAGCAGTAAATGATGCGTTAGAAAAATCAAATAAACTTAAAGAAGATACAATGGGAAGATTTACTAACGGACTAAATATTCCAGGTTTGTAA
- the dnaX gene encoding DNA polymerase III subunit gamma/tau produces the protein MFQALYRKYRPQTFNDIVGQNHIVSVLKNAIEKNQISHAYLFYGPRGTGKTSIAKIFANEVNKNEVYQKENVDIIEIDAASNNGVDEVRDIKEAIKFLPSEGKYKVYIIDEVHMLTTAAFNALLKTLEEPPAHVIFILATTEIHKIPATILSRCQRFEFKNLSVEQLVDRLKYISENERLDIEDDAIKKIATLAKGGLRDAISILDQVSNYSEKITLNNILEVTSSIGENEILEFYKKLILGDINGSLLMYNNFVEQAKDTKLLLNDLINITRDVIVYKNLKDRAYTGYNIELLDDAIGTISFDYFYEIIEYLSQTEQYIRFSTEYMSYMQICIVKICSKEKNIQPERQEVFTRESSVYNTRVLELEERIKILENKLEQFNFNIKADKTSESKLISQGHIENENDSKNITWDNDIKENIKDVVIKDKNRILDLLSTSNDTFTNYAAGVFNKIIRESLGANNSEVTAMRELLKTCTLVASSKVGGLLISTEAESMIKMTPNSKYKQYLETLFARYIGVEYKIYVLQEHQYKLLLQEIEDIEDAVEEKLLTEEILEESKLEQLFKDIIIEN, from the coding sequence ATGTTTCAGGCTTTATATAGAAAATATCGACCACAAACATTTAATGATATTGTAGGTCAAAATCATATAGTTTCAGTACTAAAAAATGCAATTGAAAAGAATCAAATTAGCCATGCGTACTTGTTTTACGGTCCTAGAGGGACGGGTAAAACTTCTATTGCGAAAATATTTGCTAATGAAGTGAATAAAAATGAAGTCTATCAAAAAGAAAATGTAGATATAATAGAAATTGATGCTGCAAGTAACAATGGTGTTGATGAAGTTCGTGATATAAAAGAAGCAATCAAATTTTTACCAAGTGAAGGGAAGTATAAAGTTTATATAATTGATGAAGTACATATGCTTACCACAGCAGCCTTTAATGCCCTGCTTAAAACTTTAGAAGAACCTCCAGCACATGTTATTTTTATTTTAGCTACTACTGAGATTCATAAAATACCAGCAACAATATTATCAAGATGCCAAAGATTTGAGTTTAAAAATTTATCAGTTGAACAATTAGTGGATAGATTAAAATATATCTCAGAAAATGAACGTCTAGATATTGAAGATGATGCAATAAAGAAAATTGCAACCTTAGCTAAAGGTGGTCTAAGGGATGCAATCAGTATATTAGATCAAGTATCAAATTATTCAGAGAAAATTACATTAAATAACATTTTAGAAGTAACATCGTCCATTGGAGAAAATGAGATATTAGAGTTTTATAAGAAACTTATTTTAGGAGATATAAATGGTTCTTTATTAATGTATAATAATTTTGTAGAACAGGCAAAGGATACAAAGTTATTGCTTAACGATTTAATAAATATTACTCGTGATGTTATAGTCTATAAAAACTTAAAAGATAGAGCATATACTGGTTATAACATTGAACTGCTTGATGATGCTATAGGAACTATATCATTTGATTACTTCTATGAAATTATAGAATACTTGTCTCAGACGGAGCAATATATTCGTTTTTCAACAGAGTATATGAGTTATATGCAAATTTGTATTGTGAAAATTTGTTCAAAAGAAAAAAATATACAACCAGAACGTCAAGAAGTATTTACAAGAGAAAGTTCTGTTTATAATACCCGAGTTCTTGAATTAGAAGAGAGAATTAAAATATTAGAAAATAAACTTGAACAATTTAACTTTAATATTAAAGCTGATAAAACTAGTGAATCAAAATTAATAAGTCAAGGTCATATTGAAAACGAAAATGATAGTAAAAATATAACTTGGGATAATGATATTAAAGAAAATATTAAAGATGTAGTAATAAAAGATAAAAATAGAATTTTAGATTTATTATCTACTTCTAATGATACTTTTACTAATTATGCAGCAGGGGTTTTTAATAAGATAATAAGAGAAAGTTTAGGTGCTAACAATAGTGAAGTTACAGCTATGAGAGAGTTATTAAAAACTTGTACTTTAGTCGCCTCATCAAAAGTGGGAGGATTATTAATCTCTACTGAAGCAGAAAGTATGATAAAAATGACACCAAACTCGAAATATAAACAATATTTAGAGACGTTATTTGCACGTTATATAGGGGTAGAATATAAGATATACGTACTTCAAGAACATCAGTATAAACTATTATTACAGGAAATAGAAGATATTGAAGATGCGGTTGAAGAAAAATTGTTAACTGAGGAGATATTAGAAGAATCAAAACTAGAACAACTTTTTAAAGATATAATAATTGAGAATTGA